The following proteins come from a genomic window of Triticum aestivum cultivar Chinese Spring chromosome 6A, IWGSC CS RefSeq v2.1, whole genome shotgun sequence:
- the LOC123131475 gene encoding aspartyl protease family protein At5g10770-like, which translates to MASERSILCLLVLLLLCGVSLAASPRYLSVSLDKAHVDCPPLTSPDASSGNKLLIHQYSCFCPPYCGERTRRDIHDRARLSTLLQRSLVPVQQAAPPIPAPAEAPSVAIPDRSGDFLDSPEFIVVVGFGTPAQPSSVMFDTGSDMSWIQCKPCSGYCHPQHDPVFDPTKSTTYAAVQCGQPLCSHTGSKCNDTTCLYSMDYVDGSSKWSTSGVLSQDTLTVTSSTKLSGFPFGCGQRNLGKFGYVDGLLGLGRGQLSLSSQADRSFDGTFSYCLPSDNSTAGYLSIGSTPVTGQVQYTAMIQKSSYPSLYFVELVSINIGGYILPVPPSIFTSTGTILDSGTILTHLPGQAYTALRDRFKFTMQGSKTAPPQENLDTCYDFGGQSGILIPAVSLIFRDGAVFDLNFYGILTFPQPTIGCLAFMPRPESTPFSIIGNTQQRSTEVIYNVAAEKIGFVPNSC; encoded by the exons ATGGCGTCCGAAAGGTCCATCTTGTGTCTGctcgtccttcttcttctctgtggCGTTTCCCTGGCTGCTTCGCCCCGCTACCTCTCCGTCAGCCTCGACAAGGCTCACGTCGACTGCCCTCCCTTAACGTCCCCCG ACGCGAGTTCCGGCAACAAGCTCCTTATCCATCAGTATTCCTGCTTCTGCCCGCCATATTGTGGAGAGCGGACGAGGCGCGACATCCACGACAGAGCCCGGCTGAGCACCCTACTCCAGAGGTCACTCGTCCCCGTGCAACAAGCCGCACCGCCCATTCCAGCACCAGCAGAGGCGCCATCCGTTGCCATCCCGGACCGCTCAGGGGATTTCCTCGACTCGCCCGAGTTCATCGTCGTTGTCGGCTTCGGAACGCCGGCTCAGCCATCTTCCGTGATGTTTGACACCGGCAGTGACATGTCATGGATCCAGTGCAAGCCGTGCTCCGGCTACTGCCATCCGCAGCATGACCCTGTCTTTGACCCCACCAAATCCACCACCTACGCCGCCGTGCAATGCGGCCAACCGCTGTGCTCACACACCGGCAGCAAGTGCAACGACACCACCTGCCTATACTCCATGGATTATGTCGACGGCTCGTCCAAATGGAGTACATCCGGCGTCCTCTCCCAGGACACGTTGACGGTCACTTCCTCAACCAAGCTCTCCGGCTTCCCGTTCGGATGCGGCCAGCGAAACCTGGGTAAGTTCGGCTATGTCGACGGGCTGCTCGGCCTTGGCCGTGGCCAACTCTCACTGTCTTCACAGGCGGATCGTTCGTTCGACGGCACCTTCTCCTACTGTCTGCCGTCTGACAACAGCACGGCTGGGTACCTCAGCATCGGCTCGACGCCGGTCACCGGCCAAGTGCAATATACGGCGATGATACAGAAGTCTAGCTACCCGTCATTGTACTTCGTCGAGCTCGTCTCCATCAACATCGGTGGTTATATCCTCCCGGTGCCACCCTCAATATTCACGAGCACCGGCACCATCTTGGACTCCGGCACGATCCTTACACATCTACCGGGGCAGGCATACACCGCGCTTCGCGACCGGTTCAAGTTCACCATGCAGGGGAGCAAAACAGCGCCGCCGCAAGAAAACCTCGACACGTGCTATGACTTTGGCGGCCAGAGTGGAATCTTAATACCGGCGGTGTCACTCATATTCAGGGATGGCGCGGTTTTTGACCTCAACTTCTACGGGATCTTGACATTCCCACAGCCGACCATCGGCTGCCTCGCGTTCATGCCCCGGCCAGAGTCGACGCCGTTCTCCATCATCGGCAATACGCAGCAGCGGTCGACCGAGGTGATATACAACGTTGCTGCGGAGAAGATCGGTTTTGTCCCCAACAGTTGCTGA